One segment of Macrotis lagotis isolate mMagLag1 chromosome 1, bilby.v1.9.chrom.fasta, whole genome shotgun sequence DNA contains the following:
- the ZNF319 gene encoding zinc finger protein 319, which produces MSESWQQPPPPPPPAPPQQQPPPPPPPPPPPPAPPQPQHHAEAPPALAEHALPPGAAENPLGCAVYGILLQPEPALQHPQPPPLQAPAEPPHKCGVCGHDLAQLAGPQEHQCLPGHDRSFQCTQCLKIFHQATDLLEHQCVQAEQKPFVCGVCKMGFSLLTSLAQHHGVHSGGALKCSICEKPYKAAEPAGPPAAPTPAPPAPEPVDKPYGCSICQKPFRHLSELARHERIHTGEKPYKCTLCDKSFSQSSHLVHHKRTHSAERPYKCSVCDKTFKHRSHLLRHMYAHSGEQLFQCPACQLHFRESAELLQHACSPGGERPFRCAECQKAFRRPSDLRQHERTHSAERPFQCDLCQTSFKQQYALLRHRRTHKAPGAAAEPFKCALCEKGFAQPGALLYHQHVPSLESVFKCGVCQKGFEQSAELLRHKCAQGAERPFQCSVCAKAYKRAAALQKHQLAHCAEKPLRCTLCERRFFSSSEFVQHRCDPAREKPLKCPDCDKRFKYASDLQRHRRVHTGEKPYKCPACDKAFKQREHLNKHHGVHAREQHYKCVWCGERFLDLALLQEHSAQHTAEGAYQVAACLP; this is translated from the coding sequence ATGTCGGAGAGCTGGCAGcagcccccgccgccgccgccgccggcgccCCCCCAGCAGCAGCCGCcgccaccgccgccgccgccgccgccgcctccggcTCCCCCGCAGCCGCAGCACCACGCCGAGGCCCCCCCGGCCCTGGCCGAGCACGCGCTGCCCCCCGGCGCGGCCGAGAACCCCCTGGGCTGCGCCGTCTACGGCATCCTCCTGCAGCCGGAGCCGGCCCTGCAGCACCCGCAGCCGCCGCCCCTGCAGGCGCCGGCCGAGCCGCCGCACAAGTGCGGGGTCTGCGGCCACGACCTGGCGCAGCTGGCCGGCCCCCAGGAGCACCAGTGCCTGCCGGGCCACGACCGCTCGTTCCAGTGCACGCAGTGCCTGAAGATCTTCCACCAGGCCACCGACCTGCTGGAGCACCAGTGCGTCCAGGCCGAGCAGAAGCCCTTCGTCTGCGGGGTCTGCAAGATGGGCTTCTCGCTGCTGACCTCCCTGGCGCAGCACCACGGGGTGCACAGCGGGGGCGCGCTCAAGTGCTCCATCTGCGAGAAGCCCTACAAGGCGGCCGAGCCGGCCGGCCCGCCCGCGGCGCCCACGCCCGCGCCGCCCGCGCCCGAGCCGGTGGACAAGCCCTACGGCTGCTCCATCTGCCAGAAGCCCTTCCGCCACCTGTCGGAGCTGGCGCGCCACGAGCGCATCCACACGGGCGAGAAGCCCTACAAGTGCACGCTGTGCGACAAGAGCTTCAGCCAGTCCTCGCACCTGGTGCACCACAAGCGCACGCACAGCGCCGAGCGGCCCTACAAGTGCTCCGTCTGCGACAAGACCTTCAAGCACCGCTCGCACCTGCTGCGCCACATGTACGCGCACTCGGGCGAGCAGCTCTTCCAGTGCCCCGCCTGCCAGCTGCACTTCCGAGAGTCGGCCGAGCTGCTGCAGCATGCCTGCTCGCCGGGCGGCGAGCGCCCCTTCCGCTGCGCCGAGTGCCAGAAGGCCTTCCGGCGGCCCTCCGACCTGCGGCAGCACGAGCGCACGCACAGCGCCGAGCGGCCCTTCCAGTGCGACCTGTGCCAGACCAGCTTCAAGCAGCAGTACGCGCTGCTGCGCCACCGCCGCACGCACAAGGCGCCCGGCGCCGCGGCCGAGCCCTTCAAGTGCGCGCTCTGCGAGAAGGGCTTCGCGCAGCCCGGCGCGCTGCTCTACCACCAGCACGTGCCCAGCCTGGAGAGCGTCTTCAAGTGCGGCGTCTGCCAGAAGGGCTTCGAGCAGAGCGCCGAGCTGCTGCGCCACAAGTGCGCCCAGGGCGCCGAGCGCCCCTTCCAGTGCTCCGTCTGCGCCAAGGCCTACAAGCGCGCCGCGGCGCTGCAGAAGCACCAGCTGGCGCACTGCGCCGAGAAGCCGCTGCGCTGCACGCTCTGCGAGCGCCGCTTCTTCTCCTCCTCCGAGTTCGTGCAGCACCGCTGCGACCCGGCGCGCGAGAAGCCGCTCAAGTGCCCGGACTGCGACAAGCGCTTCAAGTACGCCTCGGACCTGCAGCGCCACCGGCGTGTGCACACGGGCGAGAAGCCCTACAAGTGCCCGGCCTGCGACAAGGCCTTCAAGCAGCGCGAGCACCTCAACAAGCACCACGGCGTGCACGCCCGCGAGCAGCACTACAAGTGCGTCTGGTGCGGCGAGCGCTTCCTGGACCTGGCGCTGCTGCAGGAGCACAGCGCCCAGCACACGGCCGAGGGCGCCTACCAGGTGGCGGCCTGCCTGCCCTGA